The Tenebrio molitor chromosome 5, icTenMoli1.1, whole genome shotgun sequence genome has a segment encoding these proteins:
- the LOC138130276 gene encoding gustatory receptor for sugar taste 64f-like: protein MNQSRAKIEALIASKVKTILVWRNVREEHHRLCRLCFQLDQKISYLVLMSFFGNLYFLLAQLFNTLRPINDILQRMYFVMSLVFLILRLICVSLSAASINDENRNILRQLLSTPSVVYNFEIERLIYQITHKSVGISGKNFFQITRGLILKIAGAIVAYELVLIQFNNYLLQEPENMQHHILDNGSYWLC, encoded by the exons ATGAATCAATCTAGAGCTAAAATTGAAGCTTTAATAGCGTCGAAG GTGAAAACAATTCTGGTTTGGAGAAATGTCAGAGAAGAACATCACAGGCTGTGTCGCTTGTGTTTTCAACTAGACCAAAAAATATCTTATTTAGTTCTGATGTCTTTCTTCggcaatttatattttttgttggcaCAACTGTTTAATACGTTAAGACCAATCAACGATATTTTGCAGAGAATGTACTTTGTTATGTCTTTGGTGTTTCTTATATTAAGATTAATTTGTGTGAGTTTAAGCGCAGCTTCTATCAACGACGAAAATCGAAACATTCTGCGACAACTCCTTTCTACACCATCGGTAGTTTATAATTTCGAG ATTGAAAGATTGATTTATCAAATTACTCATAAATCAGTAGGAATTTCTGGaaagaattttttccaaattactcgaggattaattttgaaa aTTGCTGGCGCTATCGTAGCCTACGAATTAGTCTTAATTCAGTTCAACAATTATTTGCTGCAAGAACCTGAAAATATGCAGCACCACATTTTGGACAATGGCTCTTACTGGCtgtgttaa
- the LOC138130275 gene encoding gustatory receptor for sugar taste 64f-like, whose protein sequence is MLAFSVEHILVQTKNPRCWKKMREEHYTLCKLCSFLDNKLSYIVLVSYGTNLYFILIQLFGSVRQLKSTLRKVYYFISFGFLITRLVSVSFYGSWINEESKKILPLLFSVPSSVYNAEVERFIDQVIKSNLIITGKNFFKITKGLILQIAGAIVTYELVLMQFNAQLLQSNEDFKDNICKPQWNSTVNNN, encoded by the exons atGTTAGCGTTTTCAGTGGAACATATTTTAGTTCAG ACGAAAAATCCGAGATGTTGGAAAAAGATGCGCGAAGAGCACTACACACTTTGTAAATTATGTTCTTTCTTAGACAACAAGTTGTCCTATATTGTACTGGTGTCGTACGGTACTAATTTGTACTTCATCTTGATTCAGCTTTTTGGAAGTGTACGACAGTTGAAGAGTACTTTAAGAAAGGTTTACTATTTCATATCGTTCGGATTTTTGATCACGCGACTAGTCAGTGTATCCTTCTACGGATCTTGGATAAATGAAgagagcaaaaaaattttgcccTTGCTGTTTTCTGTTCCTTCCTCTGTATACAATGCTGAA gTGGAACGCTTCATCGATCAAGTCATTAAAAGTAATCTTATTATTACTGGCAAGAATTTTTTCAAGATAACTAAAGGATTAATATTGCAA ATTGCTGGAGCCATAGTAACTTACGAATTAGTTCTAATGCAGTTCAATGCGCAATTACTTCAAAGTAATGAGGATTTTAAAGATAATATTTGTAAACCACAATGGAATAGcacagttaataataattaa